A single Streptomyces sp. 2114.4 DNA region contains:
- a CDS encoding ABC transporter permease: MTSPQQPQPEHGPHDTGAQQQPMPAAPPMPPAAPQGAAPQQQGTPPQGQPAGPEQPAQQPAPQQPAPAQEGGTMMLQAQQPPGQPAPAKEAGTMMLQAQQAPGQPAPAQEAGTMTLQAQQAPQAQQPPVPQPLAAHGPGKDAGTMMLQAQAPAPAPAPAPAPAPAQGQAPAQGQGQAPQPPAQPHPQQAYAGGPGGYVSSIPVRPTHLGHALLSEWTKIRSVQSTLWTAGVMILLTVGIGLLTGSVIAGHSDTLGPDSPLSYGTFGMMMGLIPLITLGVLVISSEYGTGMIRTTLTACPPRARILTAKAIVFFALSFVLALVTTTVVALAQYSMVSGLEIKNEPTGGDWFKATVGVSLFVAMIGLLSLAVGALLRHSAGAITLMIGVYLLPLVLAIFMQAQSLKDIQIWLLEYALPSQLGVMFSSNLINTGPSGWDPLWIVTGLTAVTLGAAYAVINKRDV; this comes from the coding sequence ATGACCAGCCCTCAGCAGCCGCAGCCTGAGCACGGACCCCACGACACCGGCGCGCAGCAGCAGCCGATGCCGGCCGCGCCCCCGATGCCGCCCGCCGCCCCGCAGGGCGCCGCACCGCAGCAGCAGGGCACCCCGCCCCAGGGGCAGCCCGCCGGTCCGGAGCAGCCCGCGCAGCAGCCGGCGCCGCAGCAGCCCGCGCCCGCCCAGGAGGGCGGCACGATGATGCTCCAGGCCCAACAGCCCCCCGGGCAGCCCGCCCCCGCCAAGGAAGCGGGCACGATGATGCTCCAGGCCCAGCAGGCCCCGGGGCAGCCCGCACCCGCCCAAGAGGCGGGCACCATGACCCTCCAGGCCCAGCAGGCTCCGCAGGCCCAGCAGCCGCCCGTACCGCAGCCGCTCGCCGCGCACGGACCGGGCAAGGACGCGGGCACGATGATGCTCCAAGCCCAGGCACCGGCCCCGGCACCGGCACCGGCCCCGGCCCCGGCCCCGGCCCAAGGTCAGGCCCCGGCCCAGGGGCAGGGTCAGGCCCCGCAGCCTCCCGCTCAGCCGCACCCCCAGCAGGCCTACGCCGGCGGACCGGGCGGCTATGTCTCGTCCATCCCGGTGCGCCCCACCCACCTCGGCCATGCACTGCTCTCCGAGTGGACAAAGATCCGCTCCGTGCAGTCGACGCTCTGGACGGCGGGCGTGATGATCCTCCTGACGGTGGGCATCGGCCTGCTGACGGGCTCGGTCATCGCCGGGCACAGCGACACGCTCGGCCCCGACTCACCCCTGAGCTACGGCACCTTCGGGATGATGATGGGCCTGATCCCCCTGATCACGCTGGGCGTGCTGGTGATCTCCTCCGAGTACGGCACCGGAATGATCCGCACCACCCTCACGGCCTGCCCGCCCCGCGCCCGGATCCTGACCGCCAAGGCGATCGTCTTCTTCGCCCTGAGCTTCGTCCTCGCCCTGGTGACCACGACGGTCGTGGCCCTCGCGCAGTACTCCATGGTCAGCGGCCTGGAGATCAAGAACGAACCGACCGGCGGGGACTGGTTCAAGGCCACGGTCGGGGTGAGCCTCTTCGTCGCCATGATCGGGCTGCTCTCGCTGGCCGTCGGCGCCCTGCTGCGGCACTCCGCGGGCGCGATCACGCTCATGATCGGCGTCTATCTGCTGCCGTTGGTGCTGGCGATCTTCATGCAGGCGCAGAGCCTCAAGGACATCCAGATCTGGCTGCTGGAGTACGCGCTCCCCAGCCAGCTCGGCGTGATGTTCAGCAGCAACCTCATCAACACCGGCCCGTCCGGCTGGGACCCCCTGTGGATAGTCACGGGCCTGACGGCCGTCACTCTCGGTGCCGCCTACGCGGTCATCAACAAGCGCGACGTCTGA
- a CDS encoding LLM class flavin-dependent oxidoreductase: protein MRVGAFILAAQFPGQGQGEALHRAVRSAEVAEEAGLDDVWLAEHHFVPYGVCPNAATLAGLLLGRTRRIGVGTAVSVLPTQHPVALGEQAALLHLTSDGRFTLGVGRGGPWVDLEVFGSGLEAYDHGFPESLDLLMRWLREPRVGAQGERYTFREVAVVPRPAEALTDPDDPGAGPPGPPVVVACTSPSSVRTAAARGLPMLLGMHCGDEEKAEMIALWRTAAREAGLDGDEVAAAGHVSAGVVQIADDREAARETLTKAMPGWLRQGLGAHVTVDGRYRAMRDPHAYTELLCGLHPVGPPQWCADRLAATSERTGITRFALLVEGSGDLAATEENVRRLGTEVLSQLE, encoded by the coding sequence ATGCGCGTTGGGGCTTTCATCCTGGCCGCTCAATTCCCCGGTCAGGGACAGGGGGAAGCACTGCACCGCGCGGTGCGCTCCGCGGAGGTCGCGGAGGAGGCCGGACTCGACGATGTCTGGCTGGCGGAACACCACTTCGTACCCTACGGCGTCTGCCCGAACGCGGCGACGCTGGCCGGGCTGCTGCTGGGCCGGACCCGCAGGATCGGCGTCGGGACGGCGGTGAGTGTGCTGCCGACCCAGCATCCGGTGGCACTCGGTGAGCAGGCGGCGCTGCTGCATCTCACCTCCGACGGGCGGTTCACGCTCGGCGTCGGCCGGGGCGGTCCGTGGGTCGATCTGGAGGTGTTCGGTTCCGGACTCGAAGCGTATGACCACGGCTTCCCGGAATCGCTCGATCTGCTGATGCGCTGGCTGCGGGAGCCCCGGGTCGGCGCGCAGGGCGAGCGCTATACGTTCCGCGAAGTGGCGGTGGTACCGCGTCCGGCCGAGGCGCTGACCGATCCGGACGACCCGGGCGCCGGGCCTCCGGGCCCGCCGGTCGTGGTCGCCTGCACCTCCCCCTCGTCGGTGCGCACGGCTGCCGCGCGCGGGCTGCCGATGCTGCTGGGCATGCACTGCGGCGACGAGGAGAAGGCGGAGATGATCGCGCTGTGGCGGACGGCCGCGCGGGAGGCCGGGCTGGACGGCGACGAGGTGGCCGCGGCGGGGCATGTCTCGGCCGGCGTGGTGCAGATCGCCGACGACCGCGAGGCCGCGCGGGAGACCCTGACGAAGGCGATGCCCGGCTGGCTGCGGCAGGGCCTGGGCGCCCATGTGACGGTCGACGGCCGCTATCGCGCGATGCGTGATCCGCATGCTTATACGGAGTTGCTGTGCGGGCTGCACCCCGTCGGACCGCCGCAGTGGTGCGCGGACCGGCTGGCGGCGACCTCGGAGCGTACGGGCATCACCCGCTTCGCGCTGCTCGTCGAGGGCTCCGGCGATCTTGCGGCGACGGAGGAGAACGTCCGCCGGCTGGGCACGGAGGTGCTGTCGCAGCTGGAGTGA
- a CDS encoding ATP/GTP-binding protein: MSPRRNRQHGGAKPIDRTGGDPYGRVGAPPGSGGWETTEEWRGEDWVVRPVGGGGAAKRYRCPGCDQEILPGVPHVVAWPRHGDVDDRRHWHKACWNARDRRSARLQRSRNAPRY, translated from the coding sequence GTGTCCCCGCGCCGAAACCGCCAGCACGGCGGTGCGAAGCCCATCGACCGCACGGGCGGTGACCCCTACGGCCGGGTGGGGGCGCCTCCCGGCAGCGGCGGCTGGGAGACCACCGAGGAGTGGCGCGGCGAGGACTGGGTCGTGCGGCCCGTCGGGGGCGGCGGCGCGGCCAAGCGCTACCGCTGCCCCGGCTGCGACCAGGAGATTTTGCCCGGAGTCCCGCATGTGGTCGCCTGGCCGCGGCACGGTGACGTCGACGACCGCCGGCACTGGCACAAGGCGTGCTGGAACGCACGGGACCGCCGGAGCGCGCGGCTCCAGCGGTCCCGTAATGCGCCCCGTTACTAG